From the genome of Cryptococcus tetragattii IND107 chromosome 8, whole genome shotgun sequence, one region includes:
- a CDS encoding ubiquinone biosynthesis monooxygenase COQ6, with protein sequence MRPPTTVPKSGLKNALKVSLRPPIYVPTIASRNLHLARPTFPSRPVRAILSKSANVTFKRYHSHHAPQPTEPIPEISSENTYDIVIIGGANAGLAFACALLSQPTISQTCRILLVEGSSLDRTRNWPESSEWENRISSLTHENIEWLESIGVWKHVTNDRSCPVHEIIVWSNPSPTETPTIHFPPVGRPLARMTENLNLQKALLRRIEEAGKGIVDIREKSRVGEMRLGKGGRWVGLRIGDEWVRGSLVVGADGPNSPVRHFSEIESYGHGYNTHAVVATLNHDPDPLYPNTIAFQRFLPTGPIAFLPLSDTSSTLVWSTLPENAAALKKLSHDALTQMVNAGFTLPEETLNSLCEAMLSAQSEGTPLTASQIVTLIATLPIPSTSSDQPILPPAITSIHPPSVASFPLRISHATSYLGERTALVGDAAHTIHPLAGQGLNMGLADVKCLAEVLEETRRLGGDLGSLEGTKGYPKERYPLNHLMLSTTDKLHYIFRARNRLVNWVRGTGFDVINELGPIKRILMGGAGSGVGLGGTFVRTEKEREFGRARAEDGIKPAGGWPMAAANGVESWFALKGVMGMVGSVVGEAARNGLRRAADAVDGKR encoded by the exons ATGAGGCCTCCTACCACCGTTCCCAAGTCCGGCCTCAAAAATGCCCTCAAGGTTTCCTTAAGGCCACCCATCTACGTCCCCACAATCGCATCTCgaaacctccacctcgctCGACCTACGTTCCCTTCAAGACCCGTCAGAGCCATCCTGTCTAAATCGGCTAATGTAACCTTCAAGAGGTATCATTCACATCACGCTCCACAACCAACCGAGCCCATTCCTGAAATTTCCTCCGAAAATACTTATGATATTGTGATAATTGGCGGTGCAAACGCTGGCTTAGCATTTGCCTGTGCTCTCT TATCTCAACCAACAATCTCCCAGACTTGTCGGATACTTCTGGTGGAAGGCTCGTCTTTGGATCGCACTCGTAACTGGCCCGAATCAAGCGAATGGGAGAACCGAATCAGTAGCTTGACCCATGAAAATATTGAATGGCTCGAGA GCATTGGTGTGTGGAAACACGTCACAAATGATAGATCTTGCCCTGTCCATGAAATTATT GTCTGGTCGAACCCTTCCCCTACTGAAACACCCACAATCCACTTCCCTCCTGTCGGACGTCCTTTGGCTCGTATGACAGAAAATCTCAATTTACAAAAGGCTCTTCTCCGACGTATCGAAGAAGCAGGTAAAGGCATCGTCGACATCCGTGAAAAGTCTAGAGTAGGGGAGATGCGTCTTGGCAAAGGTGGTCGTTGGGTTGGTCTGCGAATCGGTGATGAATGGGTCCGGGGATCCCTGGTAGTTGGAGCAGATGGTCCGAACTCCCCAGTCAGGCATTTCTCGGAGATTGAATCATACGGTCATGGGTACAACACCCACGCTGTGGTCGCTACCCTTAATCATGACCCCGATCCTCTTTACCCCAACACTATTGCTTTCCAGCGCTTCCTCCCTACCGGACCCATAgccttcctccctctttccgACACATCATCTACGCTGGTGTGGTCGACTCTTCCCGAAAACGCTGCTGCTCTCAAGAAACTATCTCATGATGCCCTCACTCAAATGGTCAATGCTGGATTTACTCTGCCCGAAGAGACACTTAACAGCTTGTGCGAGGCCATGCTGTCTGCTCAGTCTGAAGGAACACCTTTGACAGCATCCCAAATCGTCACTCTCATCGCTACcctccccatcccttcTACATCCTCCGACCAGCCCATCCTCCCACCTGCCATCACATCTATCCACCCCCCTTCGGTCgcctccttccctcttcgTATCTCCCATGCCACATCCTACCTCGGGGAACGTACCGCTCTTGTGGGCGACGCGGCACATACGATCCACCCTCTGGCTGGGCAAGGGCTGAACATGGGTTTGGCTGACGTCAAGTGTCTTGCAGAAGTCCTCGAAGAGACAAGACGATTGGGAGGTGACTTGGGTAGTCTTGAAGGTACAAAAGGTTATCCTAAAGAACGATATCCTTTAAACCACTTAATGTTGAGTACGACGGACAAGTTACACTATATCTTCCGAGCGAGGAACAGGTTGGTCAATTGGGTGAGAGGTACAGGATTTGATGTAATCAACGAGTTGGGGCCTATCAAGCGGATTTTGATGGGCGGTGCCGGATCCGGAGTTGGACTTGGTGGTACCTTCGTGAGAACAGAAAAGGAGCGGGAATTTGGACGTGCACGTGCGGAAGATGGGATAAAGCCGGCTGGAGGATGGCCGATGGCGGCTGCGAACGGCGTTGAAAGCTGGTTCGCCCTCAAAGGAGTGATGGGTATGGTCGGCAGCGTGGTTGGAGAAGCTGCAAGGAACGGACTTAGACGAGCTGCAGATGCTGTGGACGGCAAAAGATAA
- a CDS encoding exodeoxyribonuclease III, giving the protein MRILSWNVNVLRTCLDYHPFSSMKKKNIEGLLDELDAQIICFQEHKTVRTRLEKSMACPGPYDGFWTFPRSKTGYSGVCTYVDSRYCVPLKAEEGITGLLLGDRLSTMRPPWTDVERIGSYPDVDDMDWMDELDGTKFDVKKLDIEGRAVVCDFGLFVLFNLYCPNETNDARRPYKMNYLHALRERVHLLQAAGREVIIAGDINIVRQPMDSGEGPVRSSAEQHYSHPARRILDNWCAPKGPMVDVIRESWPQRDDMFTCWNQKLDARSANYGSRIDYVLCTPGLRPWIKGGDILSNVYGSDHCPVYVDLHESIVTPEEGILYLRDMLNPKDRPPSTSPVYPNDVKREAPEPPRFATKFMDEFSGRQTSLKSFFGGGSKRAREKTNAASCTANVSASASASSAPTPTASEPSLVAQNIASIPAASESAPSKVVSPPQAPEESVSTPFSLARAAFSSLDNPVPVRSQELYSKGSKGTPVEATSSFNQEKSSAKPIDMTLDDDEDDEPILISSKSKNRPAPKPTRSSSGSKSASSQAKLSSFFCQPHTEGKRKSPPPLSSAPPTSKRPSLAPLPQSNNDLLVASPSGTTAEDESQGMTEEENQLISQAIAEADAERAEKNAKAAPQWSTLFAKKLPPLCTVHHKPCKDFIVMKPGPNKGKRFWLCSLPVGAGYDMGRSKRPREDVNPKFRCNFFLWDSANSRKETPNGQEEKKEPDREEKNL; this is encoded by the exons ATGAGGATACTGTCATGGAATGTT AACGTCCTACGGACGTGTTTAGATTACCACCC TTTCAGctcgatgaagaagaagaacatcGAAGGCTTACTCGATGAACTAGATGCCCAGATAATTTGCTTTCAAG AACATAAAACGGTCCGTACGCGTTTAGAAAAGTCAATGGCATGCCCGGGTCCGTATGATGGCTTCTGGACTTTCCCTCGTTCCAAGACTGGCTATAGCGGCGTCTGTACTTATGTGGACTCTCGGTATTGCGTGCCTCTcaaggcggaagaaggtatTACTGGACTGCTTTTAGGCGACCGGCTGAGTACTATGAGGCCACCGTGGACCGATGTCGAAAGAATAGGAAGCTATCCTGATGTAGATGATATGGACTGGATGGATGAGCTGGACGGGACAAAGTTTGAtgtcaagaagctcgacATAGAGGGACGGGCTGTAGTCTGCGATTTCGG ATTGTTCGTCTTATTCAATCTTTACTGCCCGAACGAGACAAATGATGCAAGGCGACCTTACAAAATGAACTACCTTCACGCTCTTCGAGAACGTGTACACCTCCTCCAAGCTGCCGGGCGCGAAGTTATTATAGCGGGGGATATCAACATTGTACGCCAGCCGATGGATTCTGGAGAAGGACCTGTGAGGTCTTCAGCGGAGCAACACTATTCCCATCCTGCCAGACGGATACTCGATAACTGGTGTGCGCCGAAAGGACCGATGGTAGATGTCATCAGAGAGAGCTGGCCTCAAAGAGATGATATGTTCACCTGTTGGAATCAGAAACTCGACGCCAG ATCGGCGAACTATGGAAGTCGTATTGACTATGTACTATGTACGCCTGGTCTTCGTCCATGGATCAAGGGCGGTGATATTCTTTCCAATGTGTATGGGTCCGATCACTGTCCCGTGTATGTCGACTTGCATGAGTCCATTGTCACGCCAGAAGAGGGGATTCTCTACCTTCGCGATATGCTTAATCCCAAAGACCGACCCCCTAGCACGTCCCCTGTATATCCAAATGATGTCAAAAGGGAAGCGCCTGAGCCACCAAGATTTGCAACCAAGTTTATGGACGAGTTCTCAGGGAGACAGACAAGTCTAAAGAGTTTCTTTGGGGGAGGGTCGAAGAGAGCACGGGAAAAGACGAATGCGGCCAGCTGTACTGCAAATGTAAGCGCAAGTGCTAGTGCTAGTTCCGCTCCAACGCCCACTGCTTCAGAACCATCGTTGGTAGCGCAAAATATCGCGTCAATTCCAGCAGCATCCGAATCTGCTCCCTCGAAAGTTGTTTCACCCCCACAAGCGCCGGAAGAGAGCGTTTCAACTCCATTCAGCCTTGCTCGGGCTGCTTTCAGTTCTTTGGACAATCCTGTCCCTGTTCGTAGCCAAGAATTATATTCCAAAGGAAGCAAAGGTACTCCAGTGGAGGCAACCTCATCGTTCAACCAAGAGAAATCTAGCGCAAAGCCTATAGACATGACATtagatgacgatgaggatgacgagcCAATCTTGATatcatcaaaatcaaagaaCAGGCCCGCACCGAAACCTACGAGATCTTCGTCTGGTTCGAAATCAGCGTCCTCACAAGCCAAGCTCTCTTCGTTTTTCTGTCAACCACATACTGAAGGCAAAAGGAAATCCCCGCCACCACTGTCCTCAGCTCCTCCCACCTCAAAACGGCCCTCCTTGGCGCCACTTCCTCAGTCAAATAATGACTTGCTTGttgcctctccttccggCACAACtgcggaagatgagagcCAGGGcatgacagaagaagagaatcaACTCATTTCGCAAGCCATTGCAGAAGCCGATGCCGAGAGGGCAGAGAAAAACGCAAAAGCTGCTCCGCAATGGTCCACGCTCTTTGCCAAAAAGCTGCCACCGTTGTGCACAGTTCATCATAAACCGTGCAAGGACTTCA TTGTAATGAAACCTGGACCTAATAAGGGGAAGCGATTCTGGCTATGCTCTCT ACCTGTTGGTGCTGGGTACGATATGGGGAGATCTAAGAGACCAAGGGAAGATGTAAATCCTAAATTCCGCTGCAATTT CTTCCTCTGGGATTCTGCCAACtcaagaaaagaaacgCCGAACGgacaggaagagaagaaggagccggacagagaagagaagaatcTGTAG
- a CDS encoding acyl-CoA thioesterase II, with amino-acid sequence MSLASRISVSPHPNKPFTFIPHHVWVPPGARSIYGGLVISQALCSSLLTVESSFGLHSFHCYFIHPGLPDRDIEYRVDKLAEGKRYTRREVRGWQNGRMFFILLASYESPHGPSSVPSQDRTKIKVSHSLTAMAQPWDEDPTQKNGEDFEVKESFQVPFPKELRPWDQCEDNEHFLQRLLQEKSKEELGWKWELFDSWLKNRDSAPFSSSVARKIPGLPSSKEYYVNGLPTTRMVWYRPRINPDETISEEMYKSMVAYLTDYQLVGTATRSIGLDMSSTPQIGLIASLDHSIHFYPLPSNLNYREPILHVMESQVADMLSGRAVARGRVYSTKGKLLAVTCQEGVFRIREPGKKPMGVAASGIDEEDLQARL; translated from the exons ATGTCTTTAGCTTCGCGCATAAGCGTTTCTCCTCACCCTAACAAGCCATTTACTTTCATCCCTCACCACGTCTGGGTACCTCCAGGGGCAAGGTCAATCTACGGGGGGCTCGTCATTTCGCAGGCTCTCTGCTCATCACTTTTAACTGTTGAATCTTCTTTCGGCTTACATAGCTTTCATTGCTACTTCATACATCCTGGACTGCCAGACCGAGATATCGAATATAGGGTGGATAAGCTTGCtgaggggaagaggtacACCCGCAGGGAAGTGAGAGGATGGCAAAATGGGCGAatgttcttcatcctcctcgctaGCTACGAATCACCACATGGGCCATCATCAGTGCCGTCTCAAGATCGTACGAAGATCAAAGTCTCACACAGTCTAACGGCAATGGCTCAGCCATGGGATGAAGATCCTACAcagaagaatggagaagatttCGAGGTCAAGGAGAGCTTTCAAGTGCCCTTCCCAAAGGAACTAAGGCCCTGGGATCAATGCGAAGATAACGAACACTTCCTCCAAAGACTATTGCAGGAGAAAAGTAAAGAAGAATTAggatggaaatgggaaCTTTTCGATAGCTGGTTGAAG AATAGAGATTCGGCacccttttcctcctcggtTGCCAGAAAGATTCCCGGACTACCGTCTTCGAAGGAGTATTACGTTAATGGTTTGCCCACCACCCGTATGGTGTGGTATCGACCACGCATAAATCCTGATGAAACAATCAGCGAGGAGATGTACAAA TCCATGGTCGCTTACCTAACCGATTACCAACTGGTGGGTACTGCAACTCGCTCTATCGGTCTCGACATGTCATCTACGCCTCAAATAGGCTTGATTGCCTCCTTAGACCATTCCATCCACTTCTATCCCTTACCATCCAACCTTAATTATCGAGAGCCAATATTGCATGTCATGGAATCTCAAGTGGCTGATATGTTAAGTGGAAGAGCCgtggcaagaggaagagtctACAGCACAAAGGGGAAGTTGCTGGCCGTGACATGTCAAGAGGGAGTATTCAGAATTAGAGAGCcagggaagaagccgaTGGGAGTGGCAGCTAGTGGAATagacgaagaagatctACAGGCTAGGCTCTGA